The genomic window GCATCGCAGCCGGTAAGTGCGATCGACTCGGAGATATCCCAATGACGCAGGGCGTCTGGGCGAGCCTCTTCTCCGGCGGCAAGGACTCATCCTGGGCGTGCTATCGAGCACTGGAGGAGGGCCTCCCCGTCGAACGCCTCGTCACGGTCCATCCTGGCGAGGACTCCTACATGTACCACGTTCCGGCGACCGACCTCGCCGAACTGGCCGCGGAGTCCATCGGGATCGAACTGGTGGAGGTCGATCCGGGCGACCTCGACGCAGCGGAGACGGTGGACTCGGGTGCACAGGGCGACGCTGAGCTAGAACCGCTGGAGGCTGCACTGGCCGAACTGGACGCCGACCTCGAAGCGAGCGGCGACGGCGGCCTCGCGGGCATCACCGCGGGCGCGATCGAGAGCGAGTTCCAGACCAGCCGGATCGAGGCGATGGCAGAGCGACTCGACGTGGAGCTGTTCGCACCGCTCTGGCAGCGGGATCCCGAGGAGCTGGCCGCCGAGATGCTCGACGCGGGCTTCGAGATTCGGATCATTCAGGTCGCGGCAGCGGGGCTCGGTGAGGACTGGCTCGGGCGAACGCTGGATCGGGAGGCGCTCGACGAGCTCCGGGAGCTGGGGACGGAGTACGGCGTCCACCTGCTCGGCGAGGGCGGCGAGTTCGAGACGCTCGTCGTCGACGGGCCGCACATGGATCGCCGGATCGAACTGGAGACGTCGACGGTCTGGGAGGGAACCCGCGGACACCTCGTGATCGAGGACGCCTGGCTGGAGTGAGTAAAGCGAGCTTTCGATCGCGACGCAAGTAACGCGACAGCAAACCGCTTGGAAGCCCCCTTCCAGTCCCACCCGGCGGAGAGTGGTCGAGTCACACGAAATCCCCGGTGGACTGTGAAAGCTCGTGGTTCAGGCCTCCCGCTCCAGCGTCCAGACCTGGACTGCGTCGCCGTCTTCGAGGGCTTTGCCGTCGAACCCGCCCTGTACGTCCCACGAGTCGAACGGCGACGCCCGAGCGAGGAGTTCCACCTGTTGGTAGGGAAGCGGGCTGATCCGGTGGCTCGTCTCGTGGACGACCTCGCCGTCGAGGTCGCGGAGCTGGTTCTCCACCTCGACGATTTGGCGAGGTTCGTCGACGAACTGGCTCCGGGTGCGGAGTTCGTGCTCGGAACCCCGGAAGTCGACGGTCTGGGGCTGCCACTCGCCGTAGGTCGCCTCGATCAGTTCGAAGTTGGGGACGAACACGTCGAAGACGAACCGGCCGCCGGAAACGAGGGCGTCGTAGACGGACTCGAAGACCGCCTGCTGGTCGTCGACGGAGCGGGCGTGCTGGAGCGCGTTGAACGGACAGTAGACGAGGTCGTACCGGCCCTCGATCGCTCGATCCGTCGTCCCCGCGAGGTCGGTCATGTCGCCCTCCCAGACGGTGGCATCGAGGCCGCGGGCGGCGGCGCGATCCCGGAGAACGTCGAGCATCTCCGGCGAGACGTCGACGCCGTCCGCGTCCACGCCCGATTCGAGGACGTCGAGGTAGATGCGGCCGCTGCCGACGGCGAGTTCGAGAACCGGGCCATCGGCGGCGGTCGCACGGTCGACGTAGAACTCCACGTCGTCGTCGCGGGCAGCCGTCATCGCGTCGTAGATCGCCGCCATCTGCTCGTCGTAGCCGTGATCGGTCATGCTACAAGCTGTGAGGGCGAGCCTATCAACGGTTCGGGCGGCGTGGGAAGCGCTAACATGGCGACGCGCCCGGTCTCTGGAAACGAAAACGCGGATTCAGGCAGTGGGCGCCGGCACGATTTCTGTCCGGTGACAGTACGGACAGCGATACTCCCAGACGCGGGTCGTCTGATCGTCGAGGTGGAACAGTTCGCCACAGCCCGGGCACCGATTCTTCATAGACGTTCGTACGAGATTCGGCAAAATAAGCGTGCTGCCGACCTGCTGGTGGCCGGTGGCGTTGCGACCCCGTTCGAGGCCCTCACTCCCCGCCGTTGGCGATCCGCGTGTGCGCCCCGATCTGCGCGCCGGCGAGGTTGAGGTTCTCGAGGACGGTCTCCTCGTCGATGATCGACGAGCGGATCTCACAGGAGTGCAACGTGGCCTCGGGGAAGACGATCGCTCGTTCGAGTTCCGTGTCGACGATCTCCGCGTCGGCCATGACGTGGACGTTCTCGCCGAGGTCGGAGTTCTCGACGGTCGCCGAGGGGTGGACCAGTTGTCCGCCGTCGAGATACCAGGAGACTGCGTCGAGATAGGAGTCTGGCGTGCCGATGTCGAACCACGCCTCGTCGAAGGTGAAGGCGTTGACGCGCTCGCGGTCGACGAGCCACTGGACGAACCACCCGGGCTCGTCGGGGTTGTTGTCCCCGGCGAGATACGTCTGGAGGAGCCCCAAGGTGTCCGCCGGGAAGCCGTAACACGCGATCGAGACGAGCGTGCTCGCAGGCTGTTCGGGCTTCTCCTCGAAGTCGACCACGCGGCCGTCGTCGACGTCGATAACGCCGTAGGACGTCGCGCGATCCCTGGAGCCAACGTCGTACGCGGCGATGGTGGGCGTGCCCACCGACTGGAACTCGTCGACGAACTCCGAGACGGAGAAGCTGATGAGGTTGTCGCCGGCGATGACGAGCGTGTCGTCGGTCAGGCGCTCGCGATCGACGAGCTGGGCGAGCGCGCCGATGACGCCGAACTTCTCGGATTCCTCCGTCGTCTCCTCGACGGAGAGCTGGGGCTTCTCGAAAGAGGACTCCTCGAGGTGGATCTCGAACTCCTCGGCGAAGCGCTCGTTCGTCGAGACGTAGACGTCGTCGATGCGGTCGTCGGCTTCGAGTTCCTCGAAGATGCGATCGATGACCGTCGACTCACCGATGGGGAGGAACATCTTCGGGCGATGGCGGGTGATCGGCCAGAGTCTGGTGGCGTACCCGCCGGCGAGGACGATCGCGTCCATACGGGTGCGACAGCAAGGACGGCTATGTGCTTTTTGACTCGGTGCCTGTTCTGGGTGGGTCCCGGTAGGCCGATGCTACCAACGCGGTTAGCGGCTGGGAACCACTCGAAGCACACGAGTCAGGAGTGGAGCCATCGTAGCAACCTGGTCGCTGTCGAGTGGCCGCCGGTCACTCTTGCTCGGCTGGAACGTGTCGACATCGATAGCCCGCCGCCGTCCGATCGACCGACTCGACCGCGTAGAGCCGGAGCCGGCGCTCCTGTTTCGTCCTGACCGGCACGTCGTAGAATTCGGCGTCGTAGCCGAGCTCGTCGCCCGCTGCTCGTCGGTTCGCCACGAACTCGCGGTGTGCAGCGAGGCGATCGGCCGCGATCGCTCGCGACCGCTGCGGAACTGTCTCGACCCCGTCCTCGAAGGCCCGAAGCAGGACTGGGTCACGCTCGATACCGACCGAGTGCCGTCCCGACGCCATCGCCGCCGTCGTGGTCGTTCCAGTCCCCCAGAACGGGTCGAGCACGGTGTCGCCGTAGACTGAAAACATGTTCACGAGACGGTGGGGGATCTCGATGGGATAGGCCGCCGAGCGCTCCCTGACGGTGTCGTCGGCCACCGGCCCGTCGCCGAGCGCCTGGCGCTCGCCCCGTACGTCCGTCCAGACGTCGGAGAACCACTCGTTGCGTTCCTCCCAGAAGTAGGCGGCTTCGTACCGACGATCCGCACCGGGTTCCAACGAGCGACGCTCGCCGTTACGGAAGACGAGGACGTACTCGTGCTCCAGAGTGGCGTACGCGTTCGGGGGCACCATCCCCGATCCCATGAACTTCGCGGCGCTGTTGGCGGGCTTGCGCCAGAGGATCTCGGGGAGGGGGTCGAATCCGAGGTCCGCGAAGGCGTCGACGATACGGGCGTGGTTCTGGTAGACCCGGAAGCGATCGAGCGTCCGAGTCGCGTCGCCGACGTTGACGCAGGCGATGCCACCGGGGACGAGCACGCGCTGGACCTCCTCCCAGGCGGCGTAGAGGATGTCGTGCATCGCGTCGAAGGCCGCCTCGCCGTCGAGGTCGTCCGCGCGGTCGTCGCCGTCGAACGAGTCCTCGCCGTCACCGATTTCGAGGCCCAGGGCCTCGGCGATCGCGGGATCGAGGCTCGCGAACAGGTCGTCCCATTGCTCGATCATCGGGTACGGCGGCGAGGTGACGACCAGTTCGACGGAGTCGTCGGGCAACGGCAGGTCGCGGGCGTCGCCCACGAGCGGAACGTGCGTGGTCGAGAACGACTCGCCGTCGGCCCCGGAAGCGGCGAATCCGTCGCCACCGAAGGCGCCACCCGACACGAGTCAGTACTTCGGATCCGCGCCGGTGGTGGCGTAGACCCGGTCCATGATCTCGTCGCGCTCGGCCTGCCAGTCGTCGAAGGCGGCGGGCGAACTCGGGTACTGCTCGTAGTGGGCGAGGAGGTCGTCGGCGACGGACTTGGTCTTGTAGAGCCCGTAGATGTCCCGCCAGTAACCGAAGCTGTCGATGGCCATCCGGGCCTTGAGCCGCCAGGAGAGGCTGGTCGAGCCTTCGTAGAGCGACTCGGCGATCTTCTCGCCGGGCATCGCCGCGAGCAGGCCCATCATCTCGTCGATGTCGACCGCGGTCGAGAGGATGTTGTAGACGTCGAGGGCGGCGTAGCGCGCGCCGAAGTGGTCCATCACGCGCTCGTTGTACTCCCAGAGCGCGTCCTCGGTCGGGCCACCGTTGGAGAGCGCGTCCATCGCGGCCTCGGCGGCGTACTTGCCCGCGTACGCGGCGCCGGCGATCCCGCCGCCGGTGGTGGGGTTGACGTGCCCGGCGGCGTCGCCGACGGCCATGTAGCCGGGGGCGACCGCGGAGTCGTATGGTCTACGGGTGGGGAGCGCGGCGCCGAGTTTGTCCTCGACCTCCGCGCCCTCGAACTCGGGACGCTCCCGGAGGTCGCGCTTGAGATCGTCGACCAGCTGCATCGGCTCTTCGGTCATCTGGAAGCCGAGACCCGCGTTGATCTCGGTTTCGGTGCGAGGGAAGTACCAGAGGTAGCCCGCGGCGCGCTCGGTCGGCTTGAACACGAGGGCGTCCTCCCACTCGACGGGCTCCTCGACGTGAACGATCTCGCGATAGGCCGAGCAGAACTGGCTGTAGGTGACGTTCGTGTCGAACGTGGTGTCCTCGAAGTCCGTCTCGTCCTGGAGCAGGCTGAGCGCGCCGGCGGCGTCGATCACGACCCCTGCGTCGTACTCGACGGGCTCGCCCTTGCGCGTGGCTTTCAGGCCAGTGACGCGGCCAGAACCGTCGGGGCTCGGTTCGCCACTGTCGTCCTCCTGGAGAACCGTCTGGACCACGGTGTCGTAGTGGATGTCGACGCCAGCGTCGTCGGCCGCGTCGATGATCCGGCGGCCGTACTCCCAGCGATCGATGACCGCGAGTTCGCCGGGGACCGGGATCTCGAGGACGGTGTCCTCGGACGGGATCTCGAACCGGCCGTGGTCGACGCCGGTGTTGGTGAACGCCGGTTCGATGCGCTCTTTCGGGATCGACTCCGGGAACGCGTCAGCCCCCTTCAACGCGTCGCCGCAGGCGATGTGGCCGGCCTCTTCCTCCGATTTCCGCTCGACGATCGCGACGTCGAGACCGGCCTGGGCCGCGGTCGCAGCCGCGTAGCACCCTGCGGTGCCGGCGCCGGCAACGACCACGTCGTAGTCTGGCATGTTCGCCGATGCGACACCGAGCGAGAAAACTCTTTATACGCCGGTGGCCGCGATCCCGCAGTCCCACCGACCGGGAGTCGCAGGGAAACGGTTTTGCCGGGGGACGAACCATTCGAGCACAATGACCGACTACACCGTCGAGTTCGTCGGGACCGGCGAGACGATCACGGTCGCCGACACCGAGACGATCCTCTCGCGGTGCATCGAGGAGGGGATCGCCCAGGAGTACTCCTGCCGCGTGGGGATGTGCCTGGCCTGCTCCGCGGAGATCCTGGAGGGCGAGGTCACCCAGCCCGCGGCCCGTGCGCTGACCGAGGATGAGGCCGAGCGGTTCGCGCTGACCTGTATGGCCCGCCCGCAGTCCGACCTGAAACTCGATCGCGGCGTGTACCCGCCGAGCATCGAGGACGACGCCGAGACCACTGGCGACGCGACGGCTGCCGCGGACGACTGAGTCGAGGGTCGTTCCGGCGGCGCTGCTTCTCTCCGTGAACCTGCTCGGAAGTGCGACGAGACCGTCGCTCGGGTGTTCGTGCGACACCACCACACGATCGGCGTGCCGTTAGGAACGATCGTAGCGTAGCACCGCCTCGAATGCCCTCCAGACGAACCGTCCTCGAGGCGATAGCAGGTCTCGCGACGGCGGGCGCCGTCGGACTCGCCGGCTGCCTCGAGCAGGGCGGGAGCGCCGATCCGCCGTCCTCCGATCCCGACGCGGCAGTCGGTCCGTCACCGCCGACCGCCGAGCGGAACCTTCCGCGTGCCTATTCCATGCAGGAGCTTCGCGACGCCGTGCTCAACGGCGGGGTCAGTCAGGACGGGATCCCCTCGATCGACGACCCGTCGTTCGAGTCCCCGAACTCGGCTGGTCTCGACGACGGCGATCCGGTGTTCGGCGTCGAGCGGAACGGCGAGGCCAAGGCATACCCCCAGCGCGTCCTGGTCCACCACGAAATCGTCAACGACCGCCTCGGCGACGAACCGGTCGCGATCACGTACTGTCCGCTCACCGGGACGGTCCAGGGGTTCCGTCGGGGCGACACCGAGTTCGGCGTCTCCGGGAACCTCCTGAACGACAACCTCGTCATGTACGACCGGGCGACGGAGTCCTGGTGGCCCCAGATCCTCGCGACGGCGATCGCCGGCGATCACGTCGGCCACGAACTCCAGGAGTTCGAGGTCACCTGGACGACGTTC from Salinarchaeum sp. Harcht-Bsk1 includes these protein-coding regions:
- a CDS encoding diphthine--ammonia ligase produces the protein MTQGVWASLFSGGKDSSWACYRALEEGLPVERLVTVHPGEDSYMYHVPATDLAELAAESIGIELVEVDPGDLDAAETVDSGAQGDAELEPLEAALAELDADLEASGDGGLAGITAGAIESEFQTSRIEAMAERLDVELFAPLWQRDPEELAAEMLDAGFEIRIIQVAAAGLGEDWLGRTLDREALDELRELGTEYGVHLLGEGGEFETLVVDGPHMDRRIELETSTVWEGTRGHLVIEDAWLE
- a CDS encoding site-specific DNA-methyltransferase, which encodes MGDARDLPLPDDSVELVVTSPPYPMIEQWDDLFASLDPAIAEALGLEIGDGEDSFDGDDRADDLDGEAAFDAMHDILYAAWEEVQRVLVPGGIACVNVGDATRTLDRFRVYQNHARIVDAFADLGFDPLPEILWRKPANSAAKFMGSGMVPPNAYATLEHEYVLVFRNGERRSLEPGADRRYEAAYFWEERNEWFSDVWTDVRGERQALGDGPVADDTVRERSAAYPIEIPHRLVNMFSVYGDTVLDPFWGTGTTTTAAMASGRHSVGIERDPVLLRAFEDGVETVPQRSRAIAADRLAAHREFVANRRAAGDELGYDAEFYDVPVRTKQERRLRLYAVESVDRTAAGYRCRHVPAEQE
- a CDS encoding geranylgeranyl reductase family protein, which produces MPDYDVVVAGAGTAGCYAAATAAQAGLDVAIVERKSEEEAGHIACGDALKGADAFPESIPKERIEPAFTNTGVDHGRFEIPSEDTVLEIPVPGELAVIDRWEYGRRIIDAADDAGVDIHYDTVVQTVLQEDDSGEPSPDGSGRVTGLKATRKGEPVEYDAGVVIDAAGALSLLQDETDFEDTTFDTNVTYSQFCSAYREIVHVEEPVEWEDALVFKPTERAAGYLWYFPRTETEINAGLGFQMTEEPMQLVDDLKRDLRERPEFEGAEVEDKLGAALPTRRPYDSAVAPGYMAVGDAAGHVNPTTGGGIAGAAYAGKYAAEAAMDALSNGGPTEDALWEYNERVMDHFGARYAALDVYNILSTAVDIDEMMGLLAAMPGEKIAESLYEGSTSLSWRLKARMAIDSFGYWRDIYGLYKTKSVADDLLAHYEQYPSSPAAFDDWQAERDEIMDRVYATTGADPKY
- a CDS encoding 2Fe-2S iron-sulfur cluster-binding protein, producing MTDYTVEFVGTGETITVADTETILSRCIEEGIAQEYSCRVGMCLACSAEILEGEVTQPAARALTEDEAERFALTCMARPQSDLKLDRGVYPPSIEDDAETTGDATAAADD
- a CDS encoding class I SAM-dependent methyltransferase, with the translated sequence MTDHGYDEQMAAIYDAMTAARDDDVEFYVDRATAADGPVLELAVGSGRIYLDVLESGVDADGVDVSPEMLDVLRDRAAARGLDATVWEGDMTDLAGTTDRAIEGRYDLVYCPFNALQHARSVDDQQAVFESVYDALVSGGRFVFDVFVPNFELIEATYGEWQPQTVDFRGSEHELRTRSQFVDEPRQIVEVENQLRDLDGEVVHETSHRISPLPYQQVELLARASPFDSWDVQGGFDGKALEDGDAVQVWTLEREA
- a CDS encoding sugar phosphate nucleotidyltransferase, coding for MDAIVLAGGYATRLWPITRHRPKMFLPIGESTVIDRIFEELEADDRIDDVYVSTNERFAEEFEIHLEESSFEKPQLSVEETTEESEKFGVIGALAQLVDRERLTDDTLVIAGDNLISFSVSEFVDEFQSVGTPTIAAYDVGSRDRATSYGVIDVDDGRVVDFEEKPEQPASTLVSIACYGFPADTLGLLQTYLAGDNNPDEPGWFVQWLVDRERVNAFTFDEAWFDIGTPDSYLDAVSWYLDGGQLVHPSATVENSDLGENVHVMADAEIVDTELERAIVFPEATLHSCEIRSSIIDEETVLENLNLAGAQIGAHTRIANGGE
- a CDS encoding DUF3179 domain-containing protein codes for the protein MPSRRTVLEAIAGLATAGAVGLAGCLEQGGSADPPSSDPDAAVGPSPPTAERNLPRAYSMQELRDAVLNGGVSQDGIPSIDDPSFESPNSAGLDDGDPVFGVERNGEAKAYPQRVLVHHEIVNDRLGDEPVAITYCPLTGTVQGFRRGDTEFGVSGNLLNDNLVMYDRATESWWPQILATAIAGDHVGHELQEFEVTWTTFGRWTGAHPDTAILSEDTGYVRDYGDDPYGEYNPKDAYYQNRGIFFDVTNEDDRLHPKTVVMGARTADGALAIEKEAIRSAGVRETTVGGTPFVAVYEPSLDTAVVYRNAEDRDLGHDGERPTVDGEAFDPESLPLERVISFDAMWFAWAADYPNTALVTA